The genomic interval AATTCTTTTGAAAAAATAATTTCATCCATTGATTAGGCTCCTGTTAATGCTATCGATGATAAAGTTAGAACAACCATCAACAGTATCATCAATATAATTAGGCACATTTTTCAATATGAATTTTGTACATGATTCAGTAAGTTGTGAAAAATGAATATGGTTATTTGAATCCAGTAAGCCTGATAATTCTGTACCATCAGCGAGAAATGCGGAACATTCCATATCAGCATAGCTATATTGGCTAGGTATAAAAAAGGAAAGCCAATTCGTTTGCTTGTCTGTGGTCGGATTAGATTCAGACATTGGAGCCTGATCACCAATGAGAACATTTCCTGATCCGGAAATGAGTACTCCACCATGTGATGTGGCTGATCCTATGATTGCAGCAGGAAGTCCATTAATAAAAACGCTTGAGCTACCCGATATTATATTGGCACCGCAACTTGTCGAATCACCGATACGGGCAGCAGGGACTCCGTTAATAAAAACATTGGGTGAGCCTGTGGCGATGCTATTAACACCATGCCCTGTCTGAGGGCATGCGTGCTGATCGCCTTTTCTTGCAGCTGAAGTCATAAGGTTACCTTGTTGGTTCAAAATGAAGCCACTCTGTTTTAACCATGACGTCAAGGCAACCTGTCATTTTTTGCATTTCCGCAATATTTGCTAAATTATCTAACTATAAGTTCAACGGCGGCACACAGTGCCGTCCAGTGAGCAACGCGAACGTGTTTGAACGCCTTGTTAGGTAGGAGAATAAAGGAAATATCTTTTATTCATCACCTCTGGACTGGCTAATTGGTACACGGACTTCAATGCTGCCACTGCACCGACTTCAAACCACCGCTCGGAATTACCCACTGACAGGCTTGAAATTGCCCGTTGACGTTATGTTTCACCGAAATTATTCAGGAAACGGGGAGTGGTCGTTTCAAACCAAAACGCCTGGATGATGAGCCGCTTCAGGCGTACACCCCGACGGACTTGAAGGTTGCCGAAGACATAACCAGTGCGGATTTGAATTACACACTGTAATGAGATCATGAGTTATGCAAGGCAACCATTTCACCGGAAGTGAGCAGTAAACAACACGGAACCCTCATACCAGCCGCTTTAAGGCTCGAATTTACCGCAAAATAATTAAGAAAATTAATTACCTAACTATAAGTTAAACGGCGGCACGCAGTGCCGTCCAGTGAGCAAAGCGAACGTGTTTAAACACCTTGTTAGGTAGGAGAACAAAGGAAATATCTTTTATTCATCACCACTGAGCTGGCTAATTGGTACACAGACTTCAATGCTGCCACTGCGCCCGCTTTAAACCACCGCTCGGAATTACCCGCCGACAGATTTGAAACTGCCGGTTTACGTTATGTTTCACTGAAACTATTCGGGAAACGGGGAGTGGCCGCATCAAACCAAAATGCCCGGATGATGAGCCGCTCCAGGCGTACACACCGACGGCCTTGAAGGTTGCCGAAGACATAACCAGTGCAAGATAGAATTCCACACAGGAAGTGAGATCATGCGTTATGCAAGGCAACCACTTCACCGGAAGTGAGCTGCAAATAACACGGAACCCTCATACCAGCCGCTTTAAGGCTCGAATTTTCCGTAAAAAAATTAAAAAAATTAATTACCTAACTTCAACTTATGAGGCGGTTGAAAACCGTCCCTCATTAAGTTTTTGTTAGGCTCGGCGGATTCATATACTAAGTGCAACACAGCAGAAGCTAAAAACGGTAAGCTGTGATAATGGTTTTCTTCGCTCCGACCAAGAAGTGAAGAACCATGAAATATCAACAACTCACCGAGGCTGAAAGATATGTGCTTTCAGCCTTAAGAAAGCAAGGGCTGAGTAATGCCCAGATAGCCAAAGCGTTAGGTCGTCACCGTAGTACTATCGGTCGGGAACTCTCCCGAAATGCCTGCTGGGTAACCGATGGATGTTACAGACCTAGTAAAGCGCAACGGAGAACCAAAGCCAGACGAAGGCGCTCAAGACGAAATAAAAGGTTAAAACCTGAAGATTTCATCATCGTTGAGATGTTGCTTGCTCTTGAATGGAGTCCAGAACAAATCGTCGGATTTCTCAAGAGACATAATTACAAAATCGTCAGCCATGAATCGATTTATCAGTATATTTGGGCAGACAAAGCGAATGGTGGCCGCGTATGGCAAAAACTACGTCATGCAGTGAAACAAAGGCGTAAACGCTATCGGAGCAAGGATAGCCGCGGGCGTTTACGCAATAAAAGACATATCAGTGAACGACCATCAGTGGTTGATGCACGTATCGAGATAGGCCATTGGGAAATCGATACGGTAATGGGCTGTGGTAGCAAACACTGCATTGTCACGTTAGTAGAACGAGCCACTGGTTATACGTTGATTGGTCAATTGAATGACCGGACAACGGAAAGTCTGAACCGCCGCGTGATAGAACTGATACTGCACTCAGGCAAAGAATTTAAGACCATCACCGCGGATAACGGTACTGAATTTCATCAATATGAAGTCATAGAGCAAGCCACCGGCGTAGCATTTTACTTTGCGACCCCCCATCATTCGTGGGAGCGCGGAACAAACGAAAACACCAATGGCTTGATCAGACAATACTTGCCGAAAAAGAGCAGTATGTCATGGCTAAAGCAGGCGGATTGCGATGCGATAGCCAAGAGATTAAACACGCGGCCGAGGAAAAGATTAGGCTTTATAACCCCAGAGCGAAGTTACCATGAACGCATACTATGAATGTTGCACTTCAAACTTGATATTAGGCTCATTTTAATAAATCACTTATACCCATTTCTCTAAGTGTTTCACATTCGATCGCAAGTTGAAGTAAACCTGCACTGCTTGAGTGAACTGCTTGATTTGAAAAAATTTCTTTTAATTGCATCATACTGACGCTTGATATTTTAATTGATTCAGAACTTCCTATTATAGGTTGTAGACTATAGTCCCTATCATCAATAACAATTAAGAACGAGGCCTCATGTCGGAGAACAGAAAGATCAGTAATAATTCCAAGAAATTCGAAACTTGCTTTATTTTTGGAAATTAAGTTTAATACTGTTGAAACATGATTCTCTGTTAATATTGAATTTGAGTCTCGACCGTCATTGCAAAAACTAAACTCTTCAATATTGTAAAGTTCTTCTGCATATTCTCTCAATACAGCATTTTTGATATCAAAGCCTTGCTCTATTAGTATTTTGTTATCATCTGATTCATCACCGAAAATTTCGAATCCACCTGCTGGTTGAATCTGCCAAATATCTGGTTTAACTGCTACATTTTTTTGTCTTTGTGCAATAATAGCTTTCCATGAAATGTTTTCTGGTTCTTTATAATCTTTATAAATGATAAGAGCTTGAACGCTAATTAACGGGCAAGCATCAGAAGGCTTTAAAATCGCTAATGATGGATGTTTGTTACCATGATATTTGGTGCGATATTTTAGATCTTTTTCTATATTTATCTCTTTTTTATTGTTTTTTTCATAATATTTATACAGTTCGAACTCAAGAATATGAGAGGTAACTAAGTTTTGCTCATAAGTAATGGTTTTCGCTAAAATATTTTTAACTTTTCCATTAGCATCTAAGATTAATTCATCTGTGGCAAACCCTTTCATTTTGGGTCTTTTTACTGAGCCACCAAGAAATTTCAAGTATTTTTTTTGGTGTTTGTCGAAAGGGAAATAAATGACATTGCTTGATAGCAAATGACATAAATCATTAAATGGATAAATTATCTCTCTACTCGAACGAATGATTGTTGCTGGATATTCTCTATTATATAGAGTGACAAATTCAGATTTTGAATATGTTTTTTTGAAAAAAGACAACTGCCATTTCAAGTAGTCACTATTATTCATTTTTTTGTTTGTTTTATACCTTAGCTCTCTGTTCTTAGTATCTTTTTTTGTTTTTAGCCATGAAATTAATTTGCTTACAAATTTAAAAATAGGGAATGCAAGACAGATCCCCAAGAGATTTGCCAGCCAACTAAGATTGTTCCAAAAATTAAAAAAATCACTCATAAATAATAAGACTCGATGGATGATAGAGTGTATTCGCCTAACTATTACTTATGGGGCAGCACGCAGTGCTGTCCGCCATTAAGTTTTTGTTATGTGATTTTGGCTGCAGCAAAAGACGGTTTTTTGAGAGCAAAAGCTACCGCACTGACTATCGACAATCAGATGCCCAACACCCGTGTTCTGCTCTTGATTTACTCATATGAACATGATGCCGAATGGTACTGAAAGAGACAAATGAAATCGGAGACTCAATTAATGAAAACTGAGCTATATCAATGCTGTGCATCATATCTGTGCAAGGTGATGATTGATTAATCAGCATTAGAATTTAGCACTGGTAACAACACCCGAAAAATTAAGACAGTCAGATATGCGCTGCTGTTGGACAGCACTGAGTTCTGAAATTGAGGTATAGCGAAATTCAGAATGTTCGTGGCTGGGGATGATGTTAGAAGGTGAGGGCAGTTCGCATCGGAAAATGAAAGCCTGTGAATTATAGGCAGAATGGAAATACACACCACTGAGATAATGGATCAAAATGTCAGCCCCGAGTTCTTCACGGCACTCGCGGATCAACGCTTCATGAATGGTTTCGTCGGGCTCTAATGCACCGCCAGGAAGCCCCCAGGATTTGGAACCGTAATCGGCTTTTAACAGTAAAACGTGCCCTTCGGAATTAAGAATAACCGCATGACTACTGAGTCTGAATTTATCATCAAAAGCCATGACAACTCCTTAATCACATAACTATAAGTTAAACGGCGGCACGCAGTGTCGTCCAGTGAGCAAAGCGAACGTGTTTAAACGCCTTGTTAGGTAGGAGAATAAAGGAAATATCTTTCATTCATCACCACTGAACTGACTAATTGGTACACGGACTTCAATGTTGCCACTGCACCCGCTTTAAACCACCGCTCGGAATTACCCGCCGACAGGCTTGAAACTGCCTGCTGGTTTTATGTTTCACTGAAATTATTCAGGAAACGGGCAGTGGTCGTTTCAAACCAAAACACCCGGATGATGAGCCGCTTCAGGCGTACACACCGACGGACTTGAAGGTTGCCGAAGACATAACCAGTGCAAGATAAAATTCCACACTGGAAGTGAGATCATGCGTTATGCAAGGCAACCACTTCACCGGAAGTGAGCCGTTAATAACACTGAACCCTCATACCAGCCGCTTTAAGGCTCGAGTTTTCCGTAAAAAATTAAGAAAATTAATTACCTAACTATAAGTTAAACGGCGGCACGCAGTGCCGTCCAGTGAGCAAAGCGAACGTGTTTAAACGCCTTGTTAGGTAGGAGAATAAAGGAAATATTTTTTATTCATTACCACTGGACTGGCTAATTGGTACACAGACTTCAATGTTGCCACTGCACCCGCTTTAAACCACCGCTCGGAATTACCCGCCGACGGGCTTGAAACTGCCTGCTGGTTTTATGTTTCACTGTCATTATTCAGGAAACGGGGAGTGGTAGCCTCAAACTATGTGCCCGGATGATGAACCGCTCCAGGCGTACACACCGACGGACTTGAAGGTTGCCGAAGACATAACCAGTGCAAGATCGAATTCCACACAGGAAGTGAGATCATGAGTTATGCAAAGCAATCACTTCACCGGAAGTGAGCCGCAAACAACACGGAACCCACATACCCACCGCTTTAAGGCTCGAATTTACCGCAAAAAAATTAAGAAAATTAATTACCTAACTATAAGTTAAACGGCGGCACGTAGTGCCGTCCAGTGAGCAAAGCGAACGTGTTTAAACGCCTTGTTAGGTAGGAGAATAAAAGAAATATCTTTTATTCATCACCACTGAACTGGCTAATTGGTACACGGACTTCAATGCTGCCACTGCACCCGCTTCAAACCACCGCTCGGAATTACCCGCCGACGGGCTTGAAACAGCCAATTTACTTTATGTTTCGCTGACATTATTCAGGAAACGGGCAGTGGTCATCTCAAATCGAAACGCCCGGATGATGAGCCGCTCCAGGCGTACACACCGACGGCCTTGAAGGTTGCCGAAGACATAACCAGTGCAAGATAGAACTCCACACAGGAAGTGAGATCATGCGTTATGCAAGGCAACCACTTCACCGGAAGTGAGCGGCAAATAACACGGAACCCTCATACCAGCCGCTTTAAGGCTTGAATTTTCCGCAAAATAATTAAGAAAATTAATTACCTAACTTCGTTTTATGCGGTGGCGAAGCCATCCGCCATTAAAATTTTGTTAGACGTTTTTTTGCTATCGACCAAGATGTCTCTCAATCAGGTCTGCTAATTTTTGATTAAGAAGCTCTTCAAAACGAGACAACTCAATTTGGTATTTTCGAAAATAGATTGAAGCCATATCAACAGGCAGATTTTTATCGCCGATTTTGTACTGGATTTCGGGTAACGATTTATCATATCGAGGGATGATAGACCATAGGATAAAATCGTTGGCTAACTTCACGAAATCGTTTTGTGCAGAATGACAAAAATCTTCAATATAATCTTTGCCATTGGGACCCAAACAGCCGGGTTCAATACGGTAAATGATAGTTAATTTTGAATTGTTATTTAGTGTGCTCTCGTTAGTCGTCATATTTCTCAATTCATATTGATTATTGGGTGTGTTCAAGCAGGTCATGGCCATAAGAGTTATCAATTACGCAAAGCCAACCTTTTTGTGCAAAATGCTGAAAAACATAAGTGGCTTTACGCTCAAGGGGCGGCTGATTATTAGCGGACACCTTTGTTTTAGCTAACACCAATGCCGTGTCACCTGACTCTAATATTTCTAAGCCTGCTTGTGTGACATCAAGAGAATGCTCGAAATAGGCAGCAATAGCGATAAAAGCTTTCTTAATTTGTTCTTTACCAATGACGTTCATGCCTGGTTTAACCACCAAAACGGCATTTTCGGCATAAATATCAATTAAAGTATCAAAATCTTCAGCATTGATTGCAGAGTCAGCTTTATTGATCAGAAGTTCGATTGGATGCTGTGCCATTTATTTCTCCAAATCTGAGTAACCATTCGAATTGGCTTTTTAACTCTGGTGACATTAACTCGGAAATTGTTTGAAAAAAGAACAAACGTCTAACTATAAGTTAAACGGCGGCACGCAGTGCCGTCCAGTGAGCAAGGCGAACGTGTTTAAACGCCTTGTTAGGTAGGAGAATAAAGGAAATATCATTTATTCATCACCACTGAACTGGCTAATTGGTACACAGACTTCAATGCTGCCACTGTACCCGCTTCAAACCACCGCTCGGAATTACCCACGGACAGGCTTGAAACTGCCTGCTGGTTTTATGTTTCACTGACATCATTCAGGAAATGGGCAGTGGTCGTTTCAAACCAAAACGCCCGGATGATAAGCCGCTCCAGGCGTACACACCGACGGACTTGAAGGTTGCCGAAGACATAACCAGTGCAAAATAGAATTTCACACTGGAAGTGAGATCATGAGTTATGCAAGGCAACCATTTCACCGGAAGTGAGCCGTAAACAACACGGAACCCTCATACCAGCCGCTTTAAGGCTCGAAGTTTCCACAAAATAATTAAGAAAATTAATTACCTAACTTCTAATTGTGGGGCAGCGTAGCTGTCCCACACCAATTATTTGTTAGAAACTTGCCCTAATAACGTAACTAATTCTTGAATGCTCAGAGTGCTAGATTTCTTTAAGTGGACAACTGCATGGCAGTTTGCGCAAAGGGGCTTTAAGTCAGTTTCAGGATTTACGTCATGTTTGCCATCAAAATCTGATATTGGCTTTTCATGATGTATATGAATAAAGTTCTCAGCATATTCACCATAATGCTCTTTAAAGCTGAACCCACAAGCGACACATGTAGTGCCGTGAATTGCTATAGCCTGTCGCCTTAGTTTGGGATTTCTCTCATAGATTGCGACATATTTTAAAGTTTTTGAACCTTCTTGATATGACTCAAACTGTTCGAGTTGATCCGTTTGCTTGTTTACTTCATATGGTGCAACTGGCTCAAACACATTATCGAGATCTGAATCTTCTAGAATCGAAAAATAGACTGACTCAGTAATCGGACGAACACCATTTCGCCAATAATTCGTTTTTTGGCTTTCTGGGATAAGTTCGTAGTAGGTTTCGTTTTTCTTGTTAAGAACTGGGGATTTAAACTTTATGAATTTATTGATTGTCGCAAAATAGTCATTTTTGTCGCTGGCTTTATCAGGATAGATACTACCGATTTCAGCAATACCGAAATAATGTGGTTCGGGTGTTAATCTAGATTCTGAGTAAATTTTGTTCGTTAACTTGCCTTTGTAATAGATAACCTTTGTACCAGGTTCTAGGTATTTTA from Tolumonas lignilytica carries:
- a CDS encoding PAAR domain-containing protein; this encodes MTSAARKGDQHACPQTGHGVNSIATGSPNVFINGVPAARIGDSTSCGANIISGSSSVFINGLPAAIIGSATSHGGVLISGSGNVLIGDQAPMSESNPTTDKQTNWLSFFIPSQYSYADMECSAFLADGTELSGLLDSNNHIHFSQLTESCTKFILKNVPNYIDDTVDGCSNFIIDSINRSLING
- a CDS encoding IS30 family transposase, with amino-acid sequence MKYQQLTEAERYVLSALRKQGLSNAQIAKALGRHRSTIGRELSRNACWVTDGCYRPSKAQRRTKARRRRSRRNKRLKPEDFIIVEMLLALEWSPEQIVGFLKRHNYKIVSHESIYQYIWADKANGGRVWQKLRHAVKQRRKRYRSKDSRGRLRNKRHISERPSVVDARIEIGHWEIDTVMGCGSKHCIVTLVERATGYTLIGQLNDRTTESLNRRVIELILHSGKEFKTITADNGTEFHQYEVIEQATGVAFYFATPHHSWERGTNENTNGLIRQYLPKKSSMSWLKQADCDAIAKRLNTRPRKRLGFITPERSYHERIL
- a CDS encoding NUDIX hydrolase, with the translated sequence MAFDDKFRLSSHAVILNSEGHVLLLKADYGSKSWGLPGGALEPDETIHEALIRECREELGADILIHYLSGVYFHSAYNSQAFIFRCELPSPSNIIPSHEHSEFRYTSISELSAVQQQRISDCLNFSGVVTSAKF
- a CDS encoding YybH family protein encodes the protein MAQHPIELLINKADSAINAEDFDTLIDIYAENAVLVVKPGMNVIGKEQIKKAFIAIAAYFEHSLDVTQAGLEILESGDTALVLAKTKVSANNQPPLERKATYVFQHFAQKGWLCVIDNSYGHDLLEHTQ
- a CDS encoding HNH endonuclease, with product MFSIITENDESQWSDDTGCLYHFPKRYLKYLEPGTKVIYYKGKLTNKIYSESRLTPEPHYFGIAEIGSIYPDKASDKNDYFATINKFIKFKSPVLNKKNETYYELIPESQKTNYWRNGVRPITESVYFSILEDSDLDNVFEPVAPYEVNKQTDQLEQFESYQEGSKTLKYVAIYERNPKLRRQAIAIHGTTCVACGFSFKEHYGEYAENFIHIHHEKPISDFDGKHDVNPETDLKPLCANCHAVVHLKKSSTLSIQELVTLLGQVSNK